Proteins encoded by one window of Cannabis sativa cultivar Pink pepper isolate KNU-18-1 chromosome 4, ASM2916894v1, whole genome shotgun sequence:
- the LOC133028990 gene encoding uncharacterized protein LOC133028990, with protein MGVDYYNILKVNRNATDDDLKKAYRRLAMKWHPDKNRNNKKEAEATFKQISEAYEEDFLEIQIGTSADSLAKSLDSQRELFHSQVDQLQRIVVTQCKLTGANPLSQEMNCTFGILLFSSSSGTKMQVFSLRFILPPLWYYATFFILKMVTLKDARKDLDLQHQSLQHNQLPTIAIVRSYDTFGASPKTS; from the exons ATGGGTGTTGATTACTATAACATATTGAAGGTGAATAGGAACGCCACAGATGATGATTTGAAGAAAGCTTACAGGAGATTGGCCATGAAATGGCACCCTGATAAGAATCGTAATAACAAAAAGGAAGCCGAAGCTACATTTAAGCAGATCTCTGAGGCTTATGAG GAAGATTTTTTGGAGATACAGATCGGCACCTCCGCCGACTCGTTAGCGAAGTCATTGGACTCGCAGAGAGAGCTATTCCATAGCCAGGTCGATCAGCTTCAAAGAATCGTTGTCACTCAATGCAAACTCACTGGCGCAAATCCACTATCCCAAGAAATG AATTGTACTTTTGGAATTCTCCTTTTCTCCTCCTCATCTGGAACCAAAATGCAAGt GTTTTCATTGAGGTTTATCTTACCACCACTATGGTACTATGCTACATTCTTTATTCTGAAAATGGTTACCTTAAAAGATGCTAGGAAAGACCTAGACTTGCAACATCAGTCATTACA ACATAATCAACTTCCTACTATTGCAATAGTGAGATCATATGACACATTTGGGGCGTCTCCG AAAACGAGCTGA
- the LOC115714473 gene encoding uncharacterized protein LOC115714473 isoform X3, with translation MLRFKLKNLLKGILNYLRISRKILKVMGGLLIVSIWIFPPSSLSLAEKGLRELSGVNVELKNLDPLVHRAIAATSVVPDLRGILNYLRISRKILKVMGGLLIVSLIIPNISAGSSLLLLSP, from the exons ATGCTCCGATTCAAGCTGAAAAATTTGCTCAAag GTATTCTGAACTACTTGAGGATTTCAAGAAAGATCCTGAAAGTCATGGGGGGCCTCCTGATTGTATC GATTTGGATTTTTCCTCCATCTTCTTTGTCCCTGGCTGAAAAAGGCTTGCGTGAATTATCTGGTGTCAATGTTGAG TTGAAAAACTTAGATCCCTTAGTACATCGTGCCATTGCTGCCACTTCTGTTGTTCCAGATCTCAGAG GTATTCTGAACTACTTGAGGATTTCAAGAAAGATCCTGAAAGTCATGGGGGGCCTCCTGATTGTATC GTTAATCATACCTAATATCTCTGCTGGCTCATCTCTTCTTCTCCTCTCTCCATAG
- the LOC115714473 gene encoding uncharacterized protein LOC115714473 isoform X1, producing MLRFKLKNLLKGILNYLRISRKILKVMGGLLIVSIWIFPPSSLSLAEKGLRELSGVNVELKNLDPLVHRAIAATSVVPDLRGILNYLRISRKILKVMGGLLIVSSILKPPLQFTRSVASTTSSSSRCLSTGTGKSTLSSLSFYFSTPYRLFTLFSNLLDSFQFR from the exons ATGCTCCGATTCAAGCTGAAAAATTTGCTCAAag GTATTCTGAACTACTTGAGGATTTCAAGAAAGATCCTGAAAGTCATGGGGGGCCTCCTGATTGTATC GATTTGGATTTTTCCTCCATCTTCTTTGTCCCTGGCTGAAAAAGGCTTGCGTGAATTATCTGGTGTCAATGTTGAG TTGAAAAACTTAGATCCCTTAGTACATCGTGCCATTGCTGCCACTTCTGTTGTTCCAGATCTCAGAG GTATTCTGAACTACTTGAGGATTTCAAGAAAGATCCTGAAAGTCATGGGGGGCCTCCTGATTGTATC GTCAATCCTGAAGCCTCCACTCCAATTTACTCGCTCCGTGGCCTCGACAACTTCAAGTTCTTCTCGTTGTCTTTCTACTGGTACTGGTAAGAGTACTCTGTCTTCATTGTCTTTTTACTTCTCAACACCTTATCGTCTTTTTACTCTATTCTCAAATTTGCTGGATTCTTTCCAATTTCGTTGA
- the LOC115714439 gene encoding calcium uniporter protein 2, mitochondrial, which yields MASKKSLAQRLFNIYKFSSKSVTSCRISSSTAQNRIPRSPNRSNLAPDPGDNAIFSRFIHKRAMQDAMSPELRSVPMGGNLIEKLKEIGIGRDRIRLDGLTPPPATETSSSERPGLTIADTKKLLRVTQLEAVKSKLREIPQSSISYTEFVRICEETCSDSEQGRQFAKMLDESGNVVVFGNVVLLRPEQVAKVIQELIPSPEPSSNDPRRKELEELENQKGEIDERAESLVRKELWCGLAYLMVQTAGFMRLTFWELSWDVMEPICFYVTSIYFMAGYAFFLRTSKEPSFEGFFHSRFMAKQKRLMKQYDFDIGRYNELRKACYPSSSTPYNSTTSFDKAGKVQLGVVHD from the exons ATGGCGTCTAAGAAATCATTAGCCCAGCGTCTCTTTAACATTTACAAATTCTCTTCCAAAAGCGTAACCAGTTGCCGGATATCTTCATCCACTGCTCAAAATCGCATTCCCCGTAGTCCTAATCGTTCTAATCTCGCTCCTGATCCAGGAGACAATGCCATCTTCAGTCGCTTTATTCACAAGAGGGCTATGCAGGATGCGATGTCTCCCGAGCTACGCTCAGTACCAATGGGAGGTAACCTGATTGAGAAACTTAAGGAAATTGGAATCGGCCGGGACCGGATTCGCTTGGACGGTCTTACTCCACCTCCGGCCACGGAAACTTCGTCGTCGGAGAGGCCAGGGCTTACGATTGCTGATACGAAAAAGTTACTTCGGGTTACCCAACTAGAGGCTGTTAAATCGAAGCTGAGAGAAATTCCTCAGAGCAGTATCTCTTACACGGAATTTGTACGGATCTGCGAGGAGACTTGTTCTGATTCAGAGCAAGGACGACAATTTGCTAAAATGCTAGATGAGAGTGGAAACGTCGTCGTTTTCGGGAACGTTGTTCTTCTCCGACCAGAACAG GTAGCCAAAGTGATTCAAGAACTGATTCCGTCTCCAGAACCAAGCTCCAACgacccaagaagaaaagagCTTGAAGAGTTAGAGAATCAGAAGGGTGAGATTGACGAGAGGGCCGAGTCCCTGGTCCGAAAGGAGCTCTGGTGCGGTCTGGCTTACCTAATGGTTCAAACGGCTGGGTTCATGAGGCTAACATTTTGGGAACTGTCTTGGGATGTGATGGAGCCAATTTGCTTCTATGTCACATCCATTTACTTCATGGCTGGGTATGCATTCTTCCTTAGGACATCCAAAGAGCCTTCTTTCGAAGGGTTTTTCCATAGCAGGTTTATGGCTAAGCAGAAAAGATTAATGAAGCAATATGATTTCGATATTGGAAGGTATAATGAGCTGAGAAAAGCTTGTTATCCATCATCATCAACGCCTTATAATTCGACCACTTCTTTTGATAAAGCAGGAAAGGTCCAATTGGGTGTTGTACATGATTAA
- the LOC115714473 gene encoding uncharacterized protein LOC115714473 isoform X4: MLRFKLKNLLKGILNYLRISRKILKVMGGLLIVSIWIFPPSSLSLAEKGLRELSGVNVELKNLDPLVHRAIAATSVVPDLRDRYDKIPTSIESKLLPFSCVNCGEK; this comes from the exons ATGCTCCGATTCAAGCTGAAAAATTTGCTCAAag GTATTCTGAACTACTTGAGGATTTCAAGAAAGATCCTGAAAGTCATGGGGGGCCTCCTGATTGTATC GATTTGGATTTTTCCTCCATCTTCTTTGTCCCTGGCTGAAAAAGGCTTGCGTGAATTATCTGGTGTCAATGTTGAG TTGAAAAACTTAGATCCCTTAGTACATCGTGCCATTGCTGCCACTTCTGTTGTTCCAGATCTCAGAG aTCGTTATGACAAGATTCCAACTTCTATCGAATCAAAGCTCTTGCCATTTTCCTGTGTAAATTGTGGTGAGAAATGA
- the LOC115714473 gene encoding uncharacterized protein LOC115714473 isoform X2: protein MLRFKLKNLLKGILNYLRISRKILKVMGGLLIVSIWIFPPSSLSLAEKGLRELSGVNVELKNLDPLVHRAIAATSVVPDLRGILNYLRISRKILKVMGGLLIVSSILKPPLQFTRSVASTTSSSSRCLSTGTGC from the exons ATGCTCCGATTCAAGCTGAAAAATTTGCTCAAag GTATTCTGAACTACTTGAGGATTTCAAGAAAGATCCTGAAAGTCATGGGGGGCCTCCTGATTGTATC GATTTGGATTTTTCCTCCATCTTCTTTGTCCCTGGCTGAAAAAGGCTTGCGTGAATTATCTGGTGTCAATGTTGAG TTGAAAAACTTAGATCCCTTAGTACATCGTGCCATTGCTGCCACTTCTGTTGTTCCAGATCTCAGAG GTATTCTGAACTACTTGAGGATTTCAAGAAAGATCCTGAAAGTCATGGGGGGCCTCCTGATTGTATC GTCAATCCTGAAGCCTCCACTCCAATTTACTCGCTCCGTGGCCTCGACAACTTCAAGTTCTTCTCGTTGTCTTTCTACTGGTACTG GATGCTGA